From Vigna unguiculata cultivar IT97K-499-35 chromosome 5, ASM411807v1, whole genome shotgun sequence, the proteins below share one genomic window:
- the LOC114183577 gene encoding chaperone protein dnaJ C76, chloroplastic-like isoform X1 has translation MAQLLSPVCMEALKIHNPSLNLCSRGSWRMLVKTPSHCTFVTQSGKRRGCGRVRVTAEDSVSPTDTIADDYYAVLGLLPDASPEQIKKAYYNCMKSCHPDLSGNDPETTNFCMFINEVYTVLSDPIQRRIYDEIHGYSLTSINPFLDDSSPRDHVFVDEFSCIGCKNCANVAPDVFAIEEDFGRARAFNQCGNPDLVQQAIDSCPVSCIHWTSAAQLSLLEDEMRRVERVNVALMVSGMGTASIDVFRMASSRWEKRQSKVLEKAKFRMMKQEGSDKKNSYWDNLWGKQKDYQSSDEEVAERARRAASAARRWREYSRKGVDNPLTFKLPEANPTKEK, from the exons ATGGCTCAGTTATTGTCTCCAGTGTGTATGGAGGCACTGAAAATCCACAACCCATCATTGAATTTGTGTTCAAGAGGCTCATGGCGGATGCTGGTGAAGACTCCAAGTCATTGCACTTTTGTGACACAAAGTGGTAAGCGAAGAGGGTGTGGCAGAGTAAGGGTTACTGCTGAGGATTCAGTTTCTCCCACTGATACCATTGCAGATGATTATTATGCAGTTCTGGGTCTG CTTCCTGATGCCTCACCAGAGCAGATCAAGAAGGCATACTACAATTGCATGAAATCTTGCCACCCTGACTTGAGTGGCAATGATCCTGAGACCACAAATTTCTGCATGTTCATTAATGAAGTGTACACG GTGCTAAGTGATCCCATCCAGCGCAGGATTTATGATGAAATTCATGGCTATTCTTTAACTTCAATCAATCCTTTCCTCGATGATTCAAGCCCAAGGGATCATGTCTTTGTTGATGAGTTCAGCTGCATAG GCTGCAAAAATTGTGCAAATGTAGCCCCTGATGTGTTTGCCATTGAAGAGGACTTTGGAAGAGCCAGAGCATTCAACCAATGTGGGAACCCTGATTTAGTTCAACAGGCCATTGACAGTTg ccCTGTTAGCTGCATTCATTGGACATCTGCTGCACAACTATCATTACTTGAAGATGAGATGCGCCGTGTAGAACGTGTTAAT GTTGCCCTGATGGTATCAGGAATGGGAACAGCATCAATTGATGTTTTCAGAATG GCAAGTTCTAGATGGGAAAAGAGGCAATCAAAAGTCTTG GAAAAGGCAAAATTTAGAATGATGAAGCAAGAAGGTTCTGATAAGAAAAATTCATACTGGGACAATCTGTGGGGCAAACAAAAAGACTACCAAAGTTCAG ATGAGGAAGTTGCAGAAAGAGCAAGAAGAGCTGCTTCAGCAGCACGAAGATGGAGGGAATATTCAAGGAAAGGTGTTGATAATCCTCTGACATTTA
- the LOC114183577 gene encoding chaperone protein dnaJ C76, chloroplastic-like isoform X2 — MAQLLSPVCMEALKIHNPSLNLCSRGSWRMLVKTPSHCTFVTQSGKRRGCGRVRVTAEDSVSPTDTIADDYYAVLGLLPDASPEQIKKAYYNCMKSCHPDLSGNDPETTNFCMFINEVYTVLSDPIQRRIYDEIHGYSLTSINPFLDDSSPRDHVFVDEFSCIAPDVFAIEEDFGRARAFNQCGNPDLVQQAIDSCPVSCIHWTSAAQLSLLEDEMRRVERVNVALMVSGMGTASIDVFRMASSRWEKRQSKVLEKAKFRMMKQEGSDKKNSYWDNLWGKQKDYQSSDEEVAERARRAASAARRWREYSRKGVDNPLTFKLPEANPTKEK, encoded by the exons ATGGCTCAGTTATTGTCTCCAGTGTGTATGGAGGCACTGAAAATCCACAACCCATCATTGAATTTGTGTTCAAGAGGCTCATGGCGGATGCTGGTGAAGACTCCAAGTCATTGCACTTTTGTGACACAAAGTGGTAAGCGAAGAGGGTGTGGCAGAGTAAGGGTTACTGCTGAGGATTCAGTTTCTCCCACTGATACCATTGCAGATGATTATTATGCAGTTCTGGGTCTG CTTCCTGATGCCTCACCAGAGCAGATCAAGAAGGCATACTACAATTGCATGAAATCTTGCCACCCTGACTTGAGTGGCAATGATCCTGAGACCACAAATTTCTGCATGTTCATTAATGAAGTGTACACG GTGCTAAGTGATCCCATCCAGCGCAGGATTTATGATGAAATTCATGGCTATTCTTTAACTTCAATCAATCCTTTCCTCGATGATTCAAGCCCAAGGGATCATGTCTTTGTTGATGAGTTCAGCTGCATAG CCCCTGATGTGTTTGCCATTGAAGAGGACTTTGGAAGAGCCAGAGCATTCAACCAATGTGGGAACCCTGATTTAGTTCAACAGGCCATTGACAGTTg ccCTGTTAGCTGCATTCATTGGACATCTGCTGCACAACTATCATTACTTGAAGATGAGATGCGCCGTGTAGAACGTGTTAAT GTTGCCCTGATGGTATCAGGAATGGGAACAGCATCAATTGATGTTTTCAGAATG GCAAGTTCTAGATGGGAAAAGAGGCAATCAAAAGTCTTG GAAAAGGCAAAATTTAGAATGATGAAGCAAGAAGGTTCTGATAAGAAAAATTCATACTGGGACAATCTGTGGGGCAAACAAAAAGACTACCAAAGTTCAG ATGAGGAAGTTGCAGAAAGAGCAAGAAGAGCTGCTTCAGCAGCACGAAGATGGAGGGAATATTCAAGGAAAGGTGTTGATAATCCTCTGACATTTA